The genomic window CCGGCTGGGATGGTCGGTCGCGATACACTTCGCCGCGACTCCGCGCCCTGTGGACAGGCGCATGTACGCCGGCATGGGCGAACGCGTGCACTTCCTCGATCCGCCCAGGATCGACCGCGGGCCCGCCGGACTCCTGAAGTTCCCCTTCGGCGCCGTCAGGGCATGGTTCGCCGCTAGGAGCATGATACGGACCATATCTCCCGGGGCCATCCTCTGCACGGGCGGGTACTCGTCGGTCTTCTGCGCCGCTGCCGGGCGCTCCATGGGCATCCCCGTGCTCCTGCACGAGAGCAATGCCGTCGCCGGACGCGCCAACAGGTGCTCCTCGAGGTTCGCCTCCCGCATCCTGCTCGGATTCGGAAGGGCTGCCCGCGACTTCCCCGAGGGGCGTTCCACCGTGGTCGGAAATCCTGTACGCAGCAGCCTCTCGGCTATCCCGAAGGCCGAGGCGGTCGCGCGGATGGGCCTCGATCCCGGCAGGCCCGTAGTGCTGCTCCTGGGCGGGAGCCAGGGGGCGCGCACCGTCAACGACCTCGCGCTTTCGGCTCCGTCAGGCATCCAGCTCGTGCTCCAGTGCGGCGAGCGCGACCTCGAGAGAATCGGAGGCCTCCTTTCCGGCAGGGCCGGAACGGTGGTCCGGGCCTTCGAGGACGATCCCTCGATCCTCTATTCCTGTGCAAGCATCGCCGTGGCCAGGGCCGGTGCGATGACTCTCGCGGAGCTCTGCCGCTTCCGCCTGCCCGGCCTGCTGATCCCCCTTCCGGGCGTCTCGCGCGACCACCAGACCGCCAATGCTAAGGAAGCGGAGGCGGCGGGCGGCGCCCGGGTCTTCGCGCAGGACACGCTCGATCCCGCCGAGTTCTGGGCGTCCATCGGGCATCTGCTGTCGGATCCCGGCGCCCTGGAATCGATGTCGACCTGCATGGCCGGCCTTTTCCCGCCGGATACGGCGGACAGGATAGCCCGTGTGCTCATCGAGGCATCGGGGGCATCGGCATGAGATACCACCTGATGGGGATCTGCGGCAGCGGGATGAGCGGCCTGGCGGAGTGGCTCAACCATCTCGGTCACGAGGTGGAAGGCTGCGACCGGTCTCGGGCGGCGGACTCGACCGAAGGCGGGATAAGGCGCATGCCCGGGCACGGCACGGAGCACGTCCGGGGCATCGACGTGCTGGTTCACAGCGCCGCCGTACCGCTCGACCATCCCGAGATCGCGGCAGCCAGGGCGGCTTCGGTGAAGGTCCTGAGGCGCAGCGAGATGCTCGCCGAACTGGCCTCGGGCCATGACGTGATCGCGGTGGCGGGCGCTCACGGGAAGTCAACCACCTCGGCCATGACGGGCTGGGCCCTACAGCAGGCCGGGTTCGATCCGACCGTGCTTGTGGGCGCCGAAGTGCCGGGCTGGAGGTCGGGCTTCAGGCCCGGCGGCAGACTTGCGGTGGTCGAGGCCGACGAGTACGACAGGGCCTTCCTCAGACTGCCGCACCTGCATGCTGCCGTGACGAGCTTCGACCGGGAGCACCTCGAGTGCTACGGTTCGCCGGAGGCCCTCAGGTCGGCGTTCGAGACATTCCTCGAGCTTTCGGCGCCCGGTGGCGGAGTGGTGGTTCCGGTGGAGGACGAACAGCTCGCGAGGTGGGCATCCAGGATCGGGCGACGGGTCCTGACGGCAGGGCCCGGAGGAGCCTACGACTGCGTCCCGGTCCGTCCGGACGGCTGGGGTGAGAGATACTCGCTGGGAGACATCACCGGCAGGCTGGGCATCCCCGGACTGCAGAACCTGCGCAATGCGGCCACTTCGCTCGCACTTCTCCGGCTCGCGGGGCTCGTGCCAGGGGATGCGGCCGGCCCGCTCGAATCGTTCCCCGGTGCCAGGAGGAGGCTCGAGCGCCTCGGATCGCGGGGAGGAATGCTCGTGATCTCGGACTACGCCCATCATCCCGCCGAGATGGAGGCCTCGATCAAGGCGCTCAGGAGGGTTCTGGGTGGCTCCCTGGCGGTCGTGTTCGAACCGCACCTGTATTCGAGGACCGCTTCCTTCCACGCAGGGATGGGAGCCGCGCTGGCACTCGCGGACGTGTCCGCCGTCCTGCCGGTATTCCCCGCCAGGGAGGAGCCCCTGCCCGGAGTCGACGCCGCTCTGGTGGCCCGCGACGCATCGGCCGCGGGCGCCGACTGCACTGTGCTCGACCCGGCGGGGCTCGAAGGATTCGCAGACGGCTGCGGCTGCGCGACCGTCGTGTTGATGGGCGCCGGGACGAGCGACGCCCTGGCCAGGCGGCTGGTGGGGGAGGGATCGTGAGGCGCAGGGGGGGCCTGCTCGCAGCTTTCGCAGGAGCGCTGGTGCTCGCCGCCGTGCTGATAATCCTGTACAGGTTCCTCGAGCACAGGGGCGAGTTCGATCTGAGGCGGATCTCGGTCTGGGGCTGCCGCAGGGTCGATTCGACATACGTGGCCCCCGCACTTGTCGCCCGGCTCGGGCGGCCCGTCACCGGCATGTCGACCGACTCGCTGGAAGCTGACCTCGAAGCCGTGTCCGGCATCGATTCGGCCGAGGTCTGGCTCGTCTTTCCCGACGGAGTCGGTGTTGAGCTGGAGCTGCTCGAGCCCGTGCTCGTCCTGAGCGACGGTATCGGCGAGGTCGCCCTGACGGGCGGCTGCGAACCCCTGCCTCCGACGTTCCTCTCGGATACCCTGACGAGGGTCGTGATGGCAGGCGGGGACAGGGAGGCAGTGCTGCCCGGCCTGGCTGCCTGGGCGGAGGTCGACGGCATCCCGGGCGACGTCGAGCTGATCCTGGTCGAGCCGGATGGAGCGGTGGCAGTCGTCTCCGATGGCATGAGAGTGATCCTCGGGTATTCGGACTTCGGGCGCAGGATGGACCTGTTCCTCGCCGCGGGCGGCCGCGGCGCGCTCCGTGACGGATGGGCCGAGGCCGACGCCAGGTTCGACGGGCAGCTCATCCTGCGGGAGAATCCCTCCCTGACAGAGGGGGTGTCCCTGTGAGCGAACTCCTTTCCGGGCTGGACATAGGTACTGCGACCGTGACCTGCGTGGCCGGCGAACCGATCGAAGGCGGCGGTGTGAGGATGCTGGGCGCCGGCCAGGCTCCCGTCGACGGAGCGGTCAGGGAAGGCATGCTGCTCGACGTAGGCGCCGTTGTCGAAGCGATCCACAGGGCGGTTTCCGAGGCGGCCCTCCTCTGTACGGAGGATATCGGGAGCGTCTTCGTATCGGTGAGCGGTTCGCACGTGAGAGGTTTCGACGGGACGGGCACGGTCAGCGTGGAAAAACCCGACGGGGATTCCCCTCACGAGATCACCGAAGACGATGTCGCACGGGCGGAGGAGGCGGCCAGGCTGGTCCGGCTTCCCCCCGGCAGCAGGGTTCTCGACATCGTGAAGCGCGACTACTGCGTCGACGGCTTCGACCGCATCAGGAAGCCGCCCATCGGACTGATGGCCGAGCAGATCAGCGCCCGGACCTACACCGTGATGGCCGACCGGCTGGCCGTCTCGAACATCGAGAGCGCCGTCGAGGCTGCCGGACTGGACATAGAGGGGATCATTCCCGCGGCCCTCGCCAGCGGCGCCGCGGTGCTGACCCCGGACGAGATGGAGATGGGCGTGGCCCTCGCCGACATGGGGGGGGGCACCACGGACGTCGCGGTCTTCAAGAACGGGACCCTGGCCTATCTCGGAGTGGTCCCGCTCGGTGGAAATTCCGTCACCTCCGATCTCCAGGCTCTCAGGATCCCCTGGGCGCAGGCGGAGAAGCTGAAGACCGACTGGGCGGTGGCATCGAGCTCCCTGGTCGATCCCAACCAGAGCACGAAGGTGATGAGGCTGGGCGGGCGGGGCACCTTTTCCGTGTCGCATGCCGTCGTATCCCAGGTGGCGGGCCAAAGGGTCGAGGAGATCCTCGAGGCCGTGGCGCTCGAGATCTCGCGTTCGGGCATCGATGCCGTCGATCTCCCTGGCGGGCTGATCCTCACCGGGGGCGGAAGCAGGCTCAGGGGCATCGCCGAGCTAGCGGGCAGGATCACCGGGCTCCCTGCGGAAACGGGCGTTCCAACGGGATTCGAGACATCGACCGAACTCGTGCTTGCTCCCGAGTTCTCGACCGCCGCGGGGCTCGTGCTCCTCGGGCGCGAGAGGCGCGAGGCCGCGGGTGGACGCAGGGCTGGATTTCTGGGTGAACTGACGAAGTGGATATCGGGAATAGCAGGGAGGCTCAGATGAGCCGGGAGGAGGGGAGATGGTAGTCACTCAGCTCGTCGAAGTCGGGGAGGAGGCGACCGGGAGGGCCAGGATCAAGGTCGTCGGAGTCGGAGGCTGCGGATGCAATGCGATCAACCGGATGATCAGGGCGAACCTGACCGGTGTCGAATTCGTCGCGGTCAACACCGACATGCAGGCCCTCAACAACTGCCTGGCCGACGGCAAGGTGCAGATCGGGCCGAGGGCCACCCGTGGCCTGGGAGCCGGCGGGAACGTCGAGATCGGCGAACAGGCCGCCGAGGAGAGCCTCAAGGAGATCGAGGAAAGCCTGACGGGATGCCACATGGTCTTCATAGCCGCCGGCATGGGCGGTGGAACCGGCACCGGGGCGACCCCGATAGTCGCGCGGGCGGCCGCCGATGCCGGCGCGATAACGGTAGGGGTGGTGACCCGGCCGTTCGAGTTCGAGGGGGCGATACGCCTCGATCAGGCCGAACACGGCATCGCCGCGCTGCGCAAGGTGGTCGACACGCTGATAGTCATCCCCAACGAGAGGCTCCGCACGCTGGCCGAGGACGACTCCAAGTTCGAGGACATGCTCGACATGTCCAACAGCGTGCTCCTGAACGCGGTCGAGGGCATCAGCTCCCTCATCACCACGCCCGGCGTCATCAACAGGGACTTCCAGGACGTGAAGACCGTGATCACCCAGGGCGGGGGCGCGATGATCGGCACGGGAAGGGCCACCGGCCCGAGCCGCGCGTCGGAGGCGGCCCGCGAGGCCATCTCCGGCCCCCTCCTCGACGGGATCTCCATCGAAGGGGCGAAGGCGCTGCTGGTCAACATACAGACCTCTTCGTCGACCTTCAGGTTCAAGGAGTTCGAGGAGGCCATGGAGATGATCACGAGGGCCGCGGGTCCCCAGGCCAACGTCTTCATGGGCACAAGCCTGAACGAGAGTCTCGGGGACGAGCTGAGGATCACCGTGGTTGCCACGGGATTCGGGAGCCCGGTCCAGGTGGAGCCCGAGGAGGTCGTGCTGAAGTCGGCCGACCGATCCACATCGATCCCGTTCGGCCCCCAGCCGAAGGACAAGGCCCCGTCCCTCAGCGTCCCGTTCAGGCCGCTGACTGGCAACTCGGAGCTGGTGAAGAGCGAGAGCAAGCTGCCCTCGTTCATCAAGAGGACGGTTGACTGAGGAATTCCGTAGATAAAACGTCTATAATTGGACCGGATTGCACCCGGGCGTATATTCCTGCCGTGTTAACAGCGACGGGGGGCGTAACTGAAGCGTAAGTCGGCGGCCGAGAGGTACGAGGAGAGGCGCAGGGATATCCTCTCCCGCGAACGGCACACGCATGGGAAGGCGTCGCGCGGCGTCTTCGAGACCGTGCTCGCCTATCCGAACTCCTACGCCGTCGGGATGACCTCCCTCGGTTTCCAGCGCGTCCTCAGCCAGATGTCCGACTGGCCCGACACCCTCTGCGAGAGGGCATTCATGCCCGAAGCCGACGAGCTCGCCTGGAGGCGCAAGACAGGGCGCCCCCTCGTGACGCTCGACGGAGGCCGCGCTCTGCGCAGCTGCGATCTGCTCGCCTTCAGCATCTCCTGCGAGTACGACTACATAAATGTCCTCGGGATGATGAAGCTCTCGGGCATCGCACCCAGGGCTTCCGACCGCACCGACGACTGGCCGCTGGTGATAGCGGGCGGCCTCTGCGTGACGGCCAATCCAATGCCGATGGCGCAGTTCCTCGATGTTATGGTGATAGGCGAGTCGGAGCCCACGCTCGGCCCCCTGCTCGACACCATCAAGAGCATGGGATCCCAGGGCGCGGGCAAGAAGAGACTGCTGAAGCAGCTGTCCACCCTGCCCGGCATCTACGTGCCGTCGGTGCACTCGGCGAAGTCGCCGAGGGCGTCGATCATGCGCCAGTGGGCCGGTGTGGAGGGCCTCGGGGCGCACTCCGTGGTCACAACGCCCGAGAGCGTCTTCGAGGACACGATCATGCTCGAGATAGCCCGGGGATGCCCCTTCAACTGCCGATTCTGCCTGCCCGGGTACGCATATCTGCCCTATCGGGAATCCAGGCCCGAGGACATCATGCCGATCCTCGACTCCATGCCCGGGGGGGCCCGGGTCGGCTTCGTGGCCTGCTCGCCGGATTCGCACCCGTCGTTCCGCGAGTTCATCGATCACGCGCGTGCGGCAGGTCTCGAGGTCAGCATCGGCTCCCAGAGGGCCGAGAATCCTTCGCAGCTCGGCGAGGGAGACCTGCACGGCACCACGCTCACCATAGCCCCCGAGACCGGCGCCGACGGCCTGAGGCGCGTGATAGGCAAGAGCCTCCGCAACGAGGCCATCCTCAACACCGTGGGCAACGCTTCCGGCTCGGTCTCGCGGATCAGGATGTACTTCATCTACGGATTCCCGTTCGAGACGGACGATGACAGGGCCGAGATCTCCAGGCTGGTGGCCGAGATCAGGACCCTGACGCCCCTGCCCGTATCCGTCAGCATCAACCCCTTCATCCCCAAGCCCTGGACGGCCTTCCAGTGGTCACCCCTGGCGCGGGTCGAAGACCTTCGCAGGTGGCGCGACGAGATCACTCGGACGCTCAGAGCCGTCCCGAACGTGGCGGTCAGGTTCCTCGGCGCCCGGGAGGCGCACATACAGGCCCTGCTTGCCCGTGGTGACCACAGGGTGGGGGATGCGCTGCTCGGAAGGCTCGACGGTGACGGCTGGCCCCAAGCCTTCCAGAAGGCCGGGATCGACATGAACTGGGTGTTCGAGCAGGTGAAGCCCGGCACCCCGTTCGAGTGGGACTTCATCAACATGGGCTTCGGCTACACCAGGCTCGCCCGCGAGTTCAGCCTCGCGGCCTCCATGAACCAGGCCCGCTTCCGCGTTCCCGAGAAGCTGACCGAGGCCGTCCCGGCCCAGACGGAAGCCTCGCCCTGCAGCTAGCGGAGAATTCCCGATCCGCCAGGCTCCCTCTCGAATTCCTCCAGTTGCCCTCTTTCGAAGATTGAACTCTTGATATCCGCCCAGGTCGAGGGCTGGAGAGCCTGGCCGTCGTAGGCGGTCAGCAGGAAGTCCGAGACCCACCAGTCGAGATTCACGGTGCCTGCCGTTGCACCCCAGCATGACGCGGCCACCCTGGCGTGGTAGATGAAGCGGAGCGTGTCGCCCGGGGAAACGGCGAGCGAACAGGAGAAGTGCTCCGAACCCTCCGGATTGTACGGCGTCCCCATGGCGCTGTCGAAGTACTTGAGAAGGAACGGCTGCGTGTCTCCGTCTATGGAGTACAGGACCGAAACGTGGCCGTAGGCGTCGTCGTACTCGGTTGAGTTATACGCTGAGATGAGCCACTCGTGATCGAACTCCAGGACCGCCCCGGTCGTCGCCGCCGGGACGACTATCACGTCCGATATGATGTAAGCGTCATGAATATCGTTCTCCCCATATTCGTAGGCGGTTGCGTAGAGATCGACGTAGACCTCGCTCCCGAAACTCCATTCGGGCGTCGCGATCCACCCTTCCGGAAGCGAAGTGAGGGGATATGCCCACTGGGTGGCGGAGGCCGGCGACACGGCGAACAGGATCGTCAGGACCGTACCTGCAAGGAGCCGGTATCTCATCGGGTACCTCCCTTGTATGCATGCACATTTTCCTGGGAATGCAGCCTCGTGTCAAGCATTGGCCGGACGACGCGTGCGCCTGATGATCGATGGTTTGCCGACATCGGCCGGCAGCCTCCCGGCCGGCGTCCACCACACGCCGATGCCGTTGTGGAGCAAGTGAATATCGCCCACGGATCCATCGCCGGTGGAGGATGCCCGGGGATTCCCGACAGATTCACTGAGCAGCTCTGCACGGTAAAGAAAAGGGCGGCCGAAGCCGCCCGCGGAACGATGTCGGAAGGATCAGGCCTTCTGGATCTTGCCGGCCCTGATGCAGGAGGTGCAGACCTTCACCCGCTGTACGAGCCCGCCGAGCCTGACGCGGGCGTTCTGGAGGTTGGGCTTCCAGATGTGCTTCGTGCGCCTGTGGGAATGGCTGACCCTGCATCCCGTGCCGTAGGAACGGCCGCAGATATCACACTTGAAAGACATTTGCTTCTCCCCTTGTGACTCCGGTTTGAAGGCCATTTATACCAGATGCCGCAACACTGTGCAAGGCCACTTGACCAAACCGCGTCATTCGTCTATCTAGAGACATTGCGTGGGGGCGATCGGTTTCGACGGGCTCGGTCGAGATCCCCCGGCAGCATGCCGAGGCCCCGCAGCCTCGTTAAAATGCGGGACTGTACAACTGCCGCCTAACATCGGCACCTCGCGGCTCCAATGAGCGGGCCGCGCGTCCGCCCCGGTGCTGTCTGTCCGCCGGGGGCCGGGCGTAAGAAGGCGGGCTGGCCGAAGTCCCCCCGCTCCCGGGTGGCAACGGCGAGACA from Candidatus Fermentibacter sp. includes these protein-coding regions:
- a CDS encoding cyanophycin synthetase, encoding MRYHLMGICGSGMSGLAEWLNHLGHEVEGCDRSRAADSTEGGIRRMPGHGTEHVRGIDVLVHSAAVPLDHPEIAAARAASVKVLRRSEMLAELASGHDVIAVAGAHGKSTTSAMTGWALQQAGFDPTVLVGAEVPGWRSGFRPGGRLAVVEADEYDRAFLRLPHLHAAVTSFDREHLECYGSPEALRSAFETFLELSAPGGGVVVPVEDEQLARWASRIGRRVLTAGPGGAYDCVPVRPDGWGERYSLGDITGRLGIPGLQNLRNAATSLALLRLAGLVPGDAAGPLESFPGARRRLERLGSRGGMLVISDYAHHPAEMEASIKALRRVLGGSLAVVFEPHLYSRTASFHAGMGAALALADVSAVLPVFPAREEPLPGVDAALVARDASAAGADCTVLDPAGLEGFADGCGCATVVLMGAGTSDALARRLVGEGS
- the ftsA gene encoding cell division protein FtsA, translated to MSELLSGLDIGTATVTCVAGEPIEGGGVRMLGAGQAPVDGAVREGMLLDVGAVVEAIHRAVSEAALLCTEDIGSVFVSVSGSHVRGFDGTGTVSVEKPDGDSPHEITEDDVARAEEAARLVRLPPGSRVLDIVKRDYCVDGFDRIRKPPIGLMAEQISARTYTVMADRLAVSNIESAVEAAGLDIEGIIPAALASGAAVLTPDEMEMGVALADMGGGTTDVAVFKNGTLAYLGVVPLGGNSVTSDLQALRIPWAQAEKLKTDWAVASSSLVDPNQSTKVMRLGGRGTFSVSHAVVSQVAGQRVEEILEAVALEISRSGIDAVDLPGGLILTGGGSRLRGIAELAGRITGLPAETGVPTGFETSTELVLAPEFSTAAGLVLLGRERREAAGGRRAGFLGELTKWISGIAGRLR
- a CDS encoding UDP-N-acetylglucosamine--N-acetylmuramyl-(pentapeptide) pyrophosphoryl-undecaprenol N-acetylglucosamine transferase, with the protein product MNPFLLAGGGTGGHISPALAVAEALENRLGWSVAIHFAATPRPVDRRMYAGMGERVHFLDPPRIDRGPAGLLKFPFGAVRAWFAARSMIRTISPGAILCTGGYSSVFCAAAGRSMGIPVLLHESNAVAGRANRCSSRFASRILLGFGRAARDFPEGRSTVVGNPVRSSLSAIPKAEAVARMGLDPGRPVVLLLGGSQGARTVNDLALSAPSGIQLVLQCGERDLERIGGLLSGRAGTVVRAFEDDPSILYSCASIAVARAGAMTLAELCRFRLPGLLIPLPGVSRDHQTANAKEAEAAGGARVFAQDTLDPAEFWASIGHLLSDPGALESMSTCMAGLFPPDTADRIARVLIEASGASA
- the rpmB gene encoding 50S ribosomal protein L28 — protein: MSFKCDICGRSYGTGCRVSHSHRRTKHIWKPNLQNARVRLGGLVQRVKVCTSCIRAGKIQKA
- the ftsZ gene encoding cell division protein FtsZ; translation: MVVTQLVEVGEEATGRARIKVVGVGGCGCNAINRMIRANLTGVEFVAVNTDMQALNNCLADGKVQIGPRATRGLGAGGNVEIGEQAAEESLKEIEESLTGCHMVFIAAGMGGGTGTGATPIVARAAADAGAITVGVVTRPFEFEGAIRLDQAEHGIAALRKVVDTLIVIPNERLRTLAEDDSKFEDMLDMSNSVLLNAVEGISSLITTPGVINRDFQDVKTVITQGGGAMIGTGRATGPSRASEAAREAISGPLLDGISIEGAKALLVNIQTSSSTFRFKEFEEAMEMITRAAGPQANVFMGTSLNESLGDELRITVVATGFGSPVQVEPEEVVLKSADRSTSIPFGPQPKDKAPSLSVPFRPLTGNSELVKSESKLPSFIKRTVD
- a CDS encoding FtsQ-type POTRA domain-containing protein, translated to MRRRGGLLAAFAGALVLAAVLIILYRFLEHRGEFDLRRISVWGCRRVDSTYVAPALVARLGRPVTGMSTDSLEADLEAVSGIDSAEVWLVFPDGVGVELELLEPVLVLSDGIGEVALTGGCEPLPPTFLSDTLTRVVMAGGDREAVLPGLAAWAEVDGIPGDVELILVEPDGAVAVVSDGMRVILGYSDFGRRMDLFLAAGGRGALRDGWAEADARFDGQLILRENPSLTEGVSL
- a CDS encoding radical SAM protein; amino-acid sequence: MTSLGFQRVLSQMSDWPDTLCERAFMPEADELAWRRKTGRPLVTLDGGRALRSCDLLAFSISCEYDYINVLGMMKLSGIAPRASDRTDDWPLVIAGGLCVTANPMPMAQFLDVMVIGESEPTLGPLLDTIKSMGSQGAGKKRLLKQLSTLPGIYVPSVHSAKSPRASIMRQWAGVEGLGAHSVVTTPESVFEDTIMLEIARGCPFNCRFCLPGYAYLPYRESRPEDIMPILDSMPGGARVGFVACSPDSHPSFREFIDHARAAGLEVSIGSQRAENPSQLGEGDLHGTTLTIAPETGADGLRRVIGKSLRNEAILNTVGNASGSVSRIRMYFIYGFPFETDDDRAEISRLVAEIRTLTPLPVSVSINPFIPKPWTAFQWSPLARVEDLRRWRDEITRTLRAVPNVAVRFLGAREAHIQALLARGDHRVGDALLGRLDGDGWPQAFQKAGIDMNWVFEQVKPGTPFEWDFINMGFGYTRLAREFSLAASMNQARFRVPEKLTEAVPAQTEASPCS